In Kordiimonas sp. SCSIO 12610, the following are encoded in one genomic region:
- a CDS encoding ornithine cyclodeaminase family protein, with translation MKLNDIRLIEAEDIARLSPFPALIEALDDSFRNTPTAPTRAHYAINDHAGSEVTLLSMTAWQQERYIGQKLVSVVSANAAKGLETVCGIYVLLSAETGLPLAFLDAAEMTARRTAAASALAAKYLVPEDAETFLLVGTGKLAPYMIEAHLAARSYKKIQIWGRSEVKANAVKHALAPIGMEVEVADDLEAACRGADVISCVTTSTVPIVKGDWLKNGVHLDLVGAFKPNMRETDDEAMARSSIFVDTFEGALKEGGDIVQPLDAGAITRDHIKADLSMLSKGDHKGRHLRGENTVFKSTGTAIEDYALAGLVYDRLLAGEQS, from the coding sequence ATGAAACTTAATGATATTCGATTGATCGAGGCAGAGGATATTGCCCGACTGAGCCCATTTCCCGCTTTGATAGAAGCGCTAGATGATAGTTTTAGAAACACGCCCACCGCACCCACAAGGGCGCACTATGCAATAAATGATCACGCGGGTAGCGAAGTAACTCTTTTGTCCATGACCGCATGGCAACAAGAGAGATATATCGGGCAAAAACTGGTTTCTGTGGTGTCTGCGAATGCGGCCAAAGGACTTGAAACAGTGTGCGGTATTTATGTTTTGCTAAGCGCAGAGACAGGTTTGCCTCTTGCTTTTCTGGATGCAGCGGAAATGACAGCGCGGCGTACGGCAGCAGCATCCGCCCTAGCGGCTAAATATTTAGTACCTGAGGACGCAGAGACCTTCCTGCTTGTGGGTACAGGAAAACTTGCCCCATATATGATTGAAGCGCATCTTGCTGCGCGCAGTTATAAAAAAATTCAGATATGGGGGCGATCAGAAGTGAAAGCGAATGCTGTAAAGCATGCACTTGCGCCAATCGGAATGGAGGTTGAAGTGGCCGATGATCTTGAGGCTGCATGCCGTGGGGCAGATGTTATTTCGTGTGTAACCACATCCACGGTTCCGATTGTAAAAGGCGATTGGTTGAAGAACGGCGTTCACCTTGACCTTGTCGGCGCGTTCAAGCCTAACATGCGTGAAACCGATGATGAAGCGATGGCCCGATCATCTATATTTGTCGATACATTTGAGGGAGCCTTGAAGGAGGGCGGTGATATCGTTCAGCCGCTTGACGCCGGGGCAATCACACGTGACCATATCAAGGCCGACCTTTCGATGCTTTCAAAAGGTGACCACAAAGGGCGCCATTTACGGGGTGAAAATACAGTTTTCAAATCAACCGGAACCGCTATCGAGGATTATGCATTGGCGGGGCTTGTATACGATCGGCTACTCGCTGGCGAACAATCATAA
- a CDS encoding Lrp/AsnC family transcriptional regulator, whose product MIDELDAKILNKLQNNATMSLQDLGGELASSRSAVWRRIQRMEELGIIKQHTVLLDPEKVGLGVMVFAQVKMQAHGQSDLPNFIEQVQRFPEVIECHTLMGDVDFILKIRVPDIQSYEKLFWDHLSRIDGVREINSSIALTAVKDTTVLNVQPVTMK is encoded by the coding sequence ATGATTGATGAATTAGATGCTAAAATATTAAATAAACTGCAAAATAATGCGACAATGTCCTTGCAGGACTTGGGGGGTGAGCTAGCGTCTTCACGTTCAGCTGTTTGGCGGCGAATTCAACGTATGGAAGAACTGGGCATTATCAAACAGCATACTGTGCTCTTGGACCCTGAAAAAGTTGGTCTGGGCGTTATGGTGTTTGCTCAGGTGAAAATGCAGGCTCATGGTCAAAGTGATCTTCCAAATTTTATCGAGCAGGTTCAGCGTTTTCCGGAAGTCATAGAATGCCATACATTGATGGGTGATGTTGATTTCATACTGAAAATACGCGTCCCGGATATCCAAAGTTATGAAAAACTATTCTGGGATCACCTGTCGCGGATTGACGGGGTTCGCGAAATCAATTCGTCTATTGCTTTAACGGCGGTTAAGGACACCACTGTTCTGAATGTTCAGCCCGTGACGATGAAATGA
- a CDS encoding TonB-dependent siderophore receptor produces the protein MAKLAKSLKIRNSLKIALLTSVVGVPSVFADDDVEEIVITANRREQPISDVGKSISVLTEEALALQQFNFVVDALQTVPGVSINQNGTFGGLASVSIRGNASDQTVILIDGVQVNDPSSSGGGFNFSTIDPVSIERIEVVRGPQSVLYGSDAIGGVVNIITKSGGEGFGGSVVGEYGSFSSFRTAANVFGGDEKLGFNLAGSYLNTDGISAADSADGNTEDDGFENLTLRARITSKFNDIFSAEITSSYVDSENEFDSFGLRADGNFGVVDGDEVANSEEFLIAGRAFADFLDGRFTNTFSIEYSRIDRQNLANGVESFAADGERFNLDYIGSFQIDDNWSLSGGAQREVTDTSVDPDDASINSVFGLVEYNGLDGLNLTAGIRVDDTDRFGSVTSAQFSGSYTFEDTGTRIIASWGEGFKAPTIFQRTFILTDFTTGEVIAGPNANLLAESSEAFEVGVEQSLFDDQLRASVTYFDQDVDNLIGFSFTVGFDNISEARSRGIEFTLDGNLTDTLSFTTNYTYVSARDVTDDRRLARRPRHQAFGNVQWQVTDKFQTNVSVTYNGSEINNINNQAELVDDWIRVDLRASYQLTENLELFGRIDNLFDEEYQQVLDFGTPGASVFGGVRATF, from the coding sequence ATGGCCAAACTTGCCAAGAGTTTGAAGATTAGAAACAGTTTAAAAATAGCACTTTTGACAAGTGTTGTTGGTGTTCCATCAGTTTTTGCTGATGATGATGTGGAAGAGATTGTGATCACGGCCAACCGCCGCGAGCAGCCGATTTCTGATGTTGGAAAAAGTATCAGTGTCCTCACAGAAGAAGCACTGGCGTTACAACAATTTAATTTTGTTGTAGATGCGCTCCAAACAGTCCCTGGTGTGTCAATTAACCAAAATGGTACTTTTGGTGGTTTGGCATCCGTGTCCATTCGCGGTAACGCGTCTGATCAGACAGTGATCTTGATTGATGGTGTTCAGGTTAACGATCCGTCAAGTTCAGGCGGTGGATTTAACTTTAGCACGATTGATCCTGTTTCTATTGAACGGATTGAGGTCGTACGCGGCCCGCAATCAGTATTGTATGGTTCTGACGCTATCGGTGGTGTTGTGAACATCATTACAAAATCAGGCGGCGAAGGATTTGGCGGCAGTGTCGTGGGTGAATATGGCTCTTTCTCAAGTTTCAGGACCGCAGCGAACGTATTTGGCGGCGATGAAAAACTAGGCTTTAATTTGGCCGGAAGTTACCTGAATACGGATGGTATCTCTGCGGCAGATAGCGCGGACGGTAATACAGAAGATGATGGTTTTGAAAACCTGACGCTTCGGGCACGTATTACATCCAAGTTTAATGACATATTCAGCGCTGAGATTACATCAAGTTATGTGGACAGCGAAAATGAGTTCGACAGTTTTGGCCTGCGTGCTGATGGAAATTTCGGCGTTGTAGACGGCGATGAGGTTGCGAATAGCGAAGAGTTTTTAATCGCAGGTCGAGCGTTCGCTGATTTTCTTGATGGTCGTTTCACGAATACATTTTCTATAGAATACTCACGCATTGATCGTCAGAATTTGGCAAACGGTGTGGAAAGTTTCGCCGCCGACGGCGAACGTTTCAATCTGGACTATATCGGGTCATTCCAGATAGATGATAACTGGTCGTTATCTGGTGGTGCGCAGCGCGAAGTCACGGACACAAGCGTTGATCCTGATGATGCGTCGATCAATAGTGTTTTTGGCCTTGTAGAATATAATGGATTGGACGGTCTTAACCTTACGGCAGGGATCAGGGTCGATGATACCGACCGGTTTGGTAGTGTAACATCAGCGCAGTTTAGCGGCAGTTACACATTTGAGGATACAGGCACGCGTATTATTGCAAGTTGGGGTGAAGGCTTTAAGGCGCCAACTATTTTCCAGCGAACATTTATCCTTACGGATTTTACAACGGGTGAAGTTATCGCTGGACCGAACGCGAACCTGCTCGCTGAAAGTTCTGAGGCCTTTGAAGTTGGTGTGGAACAATCCCTGTTTGATGATCAACTGAGAGCAAGCGTTACCTATTTTGATCAGGATGTAGATAACTTGATCGGGTTTTCCTTCACGGTTGGGTTCGACAATATCAGCGAAGCACGCTCGCGGGGTATCGAGTTTACATTGGATGGTAACCTCACGGACACGCTCAGTTTCACAACCAATTATACCTATGTTTCTGCGCGTGACGTAACAGATGACAGGCGTTTGGCACGACGCCCGCGCCATCAGGCGTTTGGTAATGTGCAGTGGCAGGTTACGGACAAGTTTCAAACCAATGTATCTGTCACTTACAATGGGTCTGAAATTAACAATATCAATAATCAAGCAGAATTGGTCGACGACTGGATCAGGGTTGATCTTCGCGCAAGTTACCAGTTAACAGAAAATCTGGAATTGTTTGGACGTATCGATAACTTATTTGACGAAGAGTACCAGCAGGTCCTAGATTTCGGTACGCCTGGTGCCTCTGTCTTTGGCGGGGTTCGCGCAACCTTTTAA
- a CDS encoding ABC transporter substrate-binding protein has protein sequence MLDDLTKKRKNRALMQMVVSAFSAVLTSFPLLSEDLKTVSTDYCADQFVLALADKSQIKAVSKEALDAHSFHRDRARYVPTFGGSAEEILMQESDTVVWSWRGGANVNKLFARTGTTAVQVDYALSADDVFRNVSKIAGALGKVAEGEVMITDYKARLLTLKGMPKTKLKAVYVTQGGFTAGLGTFVDNVIKLSGFDTVADEMKINSWQPVPLEALVLNPPDVIIGSFFDLTTSAKSQWGLTRHPLLNKMMQEIPTILVPSKYLSCNGFFFVDGAEYIREEASKLGLFPPYRAPKPERDDWAGQ, from the coding sequence ATGCTGGATGACTTGACAAAGAAAAGAAAAAACAGGGCATTGATGCAAATGGTTGTCAGTGCCTTCTCGGCTGTTCTCACAAGCTTTCCCTTATTATCAGAAGATTTGAAGACAGTTTCCACGGATTATTGTGCCGACCAGTTTGTCTTGGCACTTGCCGACAAAAGCCAGATCAAGGCGGTGTCCAAGGAAGCTCTGGATGCCCATTCGTTTCACCGTGACCGCGCCCGATATGTTCCTACCTTTGGAGGAAGTGCCGAGGAAATTCTGATGCAGGAATCTGATACAGTTGTTTGGTCGTGGCGGGGTGGGGCTAATGTAAACAAATTGTTTGCACGTACCGGAACAACGGCAGTTCAGGTTGATTACGCACTTTCAGCCGATGACGTATTTCGGAATGTTTCTAAAATTGCTGGTGCCTTGGGTAAAGTCGCTGAAGGTGAGGTGATGATCACCGACTATAAAGCAAGATTATTAACCCTCAAAGGAATGCCGAAAACGAAGCTAAAGGCGGTTTATGTCACGCAAGGTGGTTTTACGGCAGGGCTTGGTACCTTTGTTGATAATGTGATCAAATTATCTGGGTTTGATACGGTAGCGGACGAGATGAAAATCAATAGCTGGCAACCAGTACCGTTGGAGGCATTGGTTCTTAATCCGCCTGATGTAATCATCGGAAGCTTTTTTGACTTAACAACATCGGCCAAATCGCAGTGGGGGTTAACGCGTCATCCGCTATTGAATAAAATGATGCAGGAAATTCCAACTATTCTGGTCCCAAGCAAATATTTGTCCTGTAACGGGTTTTTCTTTGTGGACGGTGCTGAATATATCCGCGAAGAAGCGTCAAAGCTTGGCTTGTTTCCACCTTACAGGGCGCCAAAACCTGAGCGCGATGATTGGGCGGGCCAATGA
- a CDS encoding iron ABC transporter permease has protein sequence MIQLIIDGFRLKQTHLLIVLSIVLIVTGLISATFGQAPLSFSQVIEGLMGPSESALSIIIRELRLPRILLGMLVGAALGFSGAALQGLLRNPLAEPGVIGVTASASLGAVIAIYFGLTALTSFAVPIFAMLGAFAATMVVLLVASRDASVLTLILTGIGLSSLSTALISLVMNFAPNPMSLRDMVLWMLGSLENRTTDDLFLAAPFIILGWILMIGVGQGLNALALGEDAATSLGINLKRLRWRIIAGTALSVGAAVSVCGGIGFVGLVVPHIVRFFVGSEPRQILLPSAIAGAVLLTLADIVTRLPFGAGQLQLGVVTAFIGAPVFLVIVYKTRETMR, from the coding sequence ATGATACAATTAATAATAGACGGCTTCAGGTTAAAACAGACGCATTTGCTTATTGTGTTGAGCATTGTTTTGATTGTAACTGGTTTGATTTCCGCAACCTTTGGTCAGGCACCATTATCATTTAGCCAGGTAATTGAAGGGCTAATGGGGCCGAGCGAAAGTGCGCTTTCGATCATCATCCGCGAGCTTAGGTTGCCACGTATTCTATTGGGGATGCTAGTAGGGGCAGCACTGGGGTTTTCGGGTGCAGCGCTTCAGGGCTTGCTTAGGAACCCGCTTGCGGAACCGGGCGTTATCGGCGTTACCGCGAGCGCAAGCTTGGGTGCTGTGATCGCTATCTATTTTGGCTTAACGGCTCTCACAAGCTTTGCAGTGCCAATATTTGCCATGCTCGGCGCATTTGCTGCGACGATGGTTGTCCTCTTGGTTGCGTCAAGGGACGCCAGTGTTCTTACGCTTATCCTGACGGGTATCGGCCTTTCTAGCCTTTCGACGGCGCTTATATCACTCGTGATGAATTTTGCGCCCAACCCTATGTCACTGCGGGACATGGTTTTGTGGATGCTTGGCTCATTAGAGAACCGAACAACCGATGATCTTTTTCTGGCTGCGCCCTTCATAATTCTGGGTTGGATATTGATGATCGGTGTCGGACAGGGGTTGAACGCACTTGCACTCGGCGAAGACGCCGCGACCTCGCTCGGCATTAATCTGAAACGCCTTCGCTGGCGCATCATCGCGGGTACAGCCCTGAGTGTGGGGGCAGCGGTTTCGGTGTGTGGTGGTATTGGCTTTGTTGGTCTTGTAGTCCCCCATATCGTCAGGTTTTTTGTGGGTAGCGAACCACGGCAGATATTATTACCCAGTGCGATTGCAGGCGCGGTTCTTTTGACGCTCGCTGATATTGTAACCCGCCTGCCATTTGGTGCTGGTCAACTTCAACTCGGGGTGGTGACTGCATTTATCGGCGCGCCTGTGTTTCTTGTGATTGTGTATAAAACGCGGGAGACGATGCGATGA
- a CDS encoding ABC transporter ATP-binding protein — MTKNRQNQGLALDSVSVSLGGKSIIEDVSFDVKPGEVVGLIGANGAGKSTAIRAALNLVKIKKGTVSVGGVDAASMTLKDRAKLMSYVPQGTPVHWPLIAERLVALGRTPHLGPWDDVSEADQMIIKNAMTATDTWHLRDRIATTLSGGEVARLMLARTIAVGAPYMLADEPTAALDPYHRLQVMDIMREHAAKGTGILIVLHDLSFAQNYCDKLVLMHEGRVLATGAIKDVLSDQNLEAAFQVRVSRWRDKGVDYLMPSKPLSGGKAIGEEA, encoded by the coding sequence ATGACAAAAAATCGTCAAAATCAAGGCTTGGCTTTGGATTCTGTCAGTGTTTCACTAGGCGGTAAGTCAATAATTGAAGATGTCAGCTTTGATGTGAAGCCGGGCGAGGTTGTTGGGCTTATTGGTGCAAACGGGGCTGGCAAAAGTACGGCAATTCGGGCCGCATTAAATCTTGTTAAGATCAAAAAGGGCACGGTTTCTGTAGGCGGTGTTGATGCAGCGTCTATGACGTTAAAGGACCGTGCGAAGCTGATGTCTTATGTGCCGCAGGGCACGCCCGTACACTGGCCGTTGATCGCTGAGCGTTTGGTCGCCCTTGGCCGCACCCCGCATCTTGGGCCGTGGGATGATGTTTCTGAAGCGGACCAGATGATTATCAAGAATGCGATGACCGCAACCGATACCTGGCACCTTCGGGACCGAATAGCGACAACCCTATCGGGCGGCGAGGTGGCGCGGTTAATGCTCGCTCGGACAATTGCTGTTGGTGCACCCTATATGCTTGCGGATGAGCCAACAGCCGCCCTTGACCCCTATCACCGGCTTCAGGTGATGGACATTATGCGCGAACATGCAGCAAAGGGCACCGGCATTCTGATTGTCCTTCACGATCTTAGTTTTGCCCAAAACTACTGTGATAAGCTGGTTCTTATGCATGAAGGCAGGGTTCTGGCGACAGGAGCTATCAAGGACGTGTTAAGCGATCAGAATTTAGAGGCGGCGTTTCAGGTTCGTGTCAGTCGCTGGCGCGACAAAGGCGTGGATTACCTGATGCCAAGCAAGCCGCTTTCCGGCGGAAAAGCTATCGGCGAGGAAGCATAA
- a CDS encoding cobyric acid synthase: MPRRLMLQGTGSDVGKSVLTAGLCRAFKKRGINVAPFKPQNMSNNAAVTEDGGEIGRAQWLQAKAACIAPSVHMNPVLLKPQSDTGAQVVVQGRVHSTSEAASYQAKKKFLLSKVMESYETLSETADLIFIEGAGSPAEVNLRAGDIANMGFALEADVPVALVGDINRGGVIASIVGTWHLLPEVERQQIKGFIINQFRGDISLFDGGIDVIKRDTKWRHFGTVPFLRSIKDLPAEDAVILENDDTREDNQIKIAVPLLPRIANFDDLDPLIAEDDVAVTVIKPGQVIPAGQDLIIIPGSKSTIADLEFMKQEGWDIDIKAHVRRGGSVLGICGGYQMLGSVVSDPDGIEGRQRESIGLSLLDVESVITRQKSVQETEVDLPNEGMQARGYEIHCGVTNVGPNAHTYMTSQINKDVIGVQSADGRIIGTYLHGLFENGEYRKRFLKRFSTKNREAINFDVKVEKALDSLASSLEDYLDLDQLWEIAGK, encoded by the coding sequence ATGCCGCGTCGCTTAATGCTTCAGGGGACGGGCTCTGATGTCGGGAAATCAGTTTTAACCGCAGGGTTATGCAGGGCTTTCAAGAAGCGCGGTATTAACGTCGCGCCGTTCAAACCACAAAATATGTCGAATAACGCGGCGGTCACCGAGGATGGCGGCGAGATCGGAAGGGCGCAGTGGTTACAGGCAAAGGCGGCTTGTATCGCGCCAAGTGTGCATATGAACCCTGTGCTTTTAAAACCCCAAAGTGATACGGGTGCGCAGGTTGTTGTGCAGGGTAGGGTGCATTCTACATCGGAAGCTGCCAGCTATCAGGCAAAGAAAAAATTTCTGCTGTCTAAAGTAATGGAAAGCTATGAAACTTTGTCAGAAACGGCTGATCTTATTTTTATTGAGGGGGCAGGTAGCCCCGCAGAAGTGAACCTGCGCGCGGGTGATATTGCCAATATGGGTTTTGCACTGGAAGCCGATGTGCCGGTGGCGCTGGTCGGTGATATCAACCGCGGGGGTGTAATAGCGTCAATTGTTGGAACATGGCATTTGCTCCCTGAAGTTGAACGGCAACAAATCAAGGGCTTTATCATCAACCAATTCAGGGGAGATATCAGCCTCTTTGACGGTGGTATTGATGTGATTAAGCGTGATACAAAATGGCGCCATTTCGGAACCGTACCGTTTTTGCGGTCAATTAAGGACTTACCGGCTGAGGATGCTGTTATTCTCGAAAATGATGACACGCGCGAGGATAATCAAATTAAGATTGCTGTGCCACTGTTGCCGCGTATTGCAAATTTTGATGACCTCGACCCCTTGATCGCAGAGGATGATGTCGCTGTCACGGTTATCAAACCCGGCCAGGTAATTCCGGCAGGGCAGGATTTGATTATCATTCCAGGCAGTAAATCGACCATCGCTGACCTTGAGTTTATGAAGCAGGAAGGTTGGGATATTGATATTAAGGCCCATGTTCGCCGCGGTGGAAGTGTGCTTGGCATATGCGGTGGCTATCAGATGCTAGGGTCCGTTGTGTCGGACCCCGATGGTATTGAAGGAAGGCAACGCGAAAGCATAGGCCTTAGTCTTTTGGATGTTGAAAGCGTAATAACGCGTCAAAAATCGGTTCAGGAAACCGAGGTTGACTTGCCAAACGAGGGCATGCAGGCACGTGGCTATGAAATACACTGCGGTGTGACGAATGTAGGCCCGAATGCACATACGTATATGACATCCCAAATCAACAAGGATGTGATTGGTGTTCAAAGCGCTGATGGTCGTATCATTGGCACCTATTTACATGGCCTTTTTGAGAATGGTGAATACCGAAAACGCTTTCTAAAGCGGTTCAGCACAAAAAACCGCGAGGCCATTAATTTTGATGTGAAGGTCGAAAAGGCCCTTGATAGTTTGGCAAGTTCGCTTGAAGACTATCTGGATCTTGATCAACTATGGGAAATAGCGGGTAAATGA
- the cbiB gene encoding adenosylcobinamide-phosphate synthase CbiB: MTSPILVLAAIAIDRIVGDPAWLYSKIPHPVSIMAKFLMMGEKGFNRPALTRKQRKQFGGFVFGLYVLSFVAVALLIEHLVMYFLPGFIGTVIVALLASSLIAVTSLLEHVQRVQMPIMLDDLETARTEVSKIVGRDTSELDKNGVIRAAIESLAENFSDGVVAPIFWFVIFGFPGLVFYKAVNTADSLIGHENDRYRDFGYFAAKTDDVVNYIPARLTGLLLSLAALTDGIAKMRAGIRIMLRDADKHASPNAGWPEAAMAGILDIKLGGPRRYKGEVVDGAWFGDEQERDTMMASDITRGLDIVERSWSVILFALIIIIFVSNLLLEGVFI; this comes from the coding sequence ATGACGTCACCTATATTAGTGTTAGCTGCGATCGCTATTGATCGTATTGTCGGTGATCCGGCCTGGTTATATTCAAAAATCCCGCACCCTGTAAGCATTATGGCGAAGTTTCTCATGATGGGGGAAAAAGGGTTTAACAGGCCCGCCCTCACTCGTAAGCAACGCAAGCAGTTCGGTGGTTTTGTTTTTGGCCTCTATGTCCTTAGTTTTGTTGCCGTCGCCCTATTGATTGAGCATTTAGTGATGTATTTCCTGCCAGGGTTCATTGGCACTGTGATCGTGGCGCTGCTCGCTAGTAGCCTGATTGCTGTCACCAGTTTGCTGGAACACGTGCAACGTGTGCAAATGCCAATCATGCTGGATGATCTTGAAACAGCAAGAACTGAAGTCAGCAAAATTGTCGGCCGTGATACGTCTGAGTTGGATAAAAACGGCGTTATCCGGGCTGCAATTGAAAGCTTGGCCGAGAATTTCTCGGACGGTGTTGTTGCCCCTATTTTCTGGTTTGTGATTTTCGGGTTTCCCGGCCTCGTTTTTTATAAGGCTGTGAATACTGCTGACAGCTTGATTGGCCATGAAAATGATCGCTACAGGGATTTCGGATATTTCGCTGCAAAAACCGACGATGTGGTTAACTATATTCCAGCACGTCTTACAGGTCTTTTGTTGTCATTGGCAGCTCTTACAGACGGCATCGCTAAAATGCGAGCTGGTATCCGTATAATGCTAAGAGATGCGGACAAGCACGCATCGCCAAACGCCGGATGGCCGGAGGCCGCGATGGCTGGTATTTTAGATATCAAACTTGGCGGGCCAAGGCGCTATAAGGGTGAAGTGGTTGATGGCGCATGGTTCGGCGACGAACAAGAACGCGATACCATGATGGCAAGCGATATTACAAGAGGGTTAGATATTGTGGAGCGATCATGGTCTGTGATCCTGTTTGCCTTAATCATTATCATTTTTGTCTCAAACCTTCTGCTGGAAGGCGTTTTTATCTAA
- the cobO gene encoding cob(I)yrinic acid a,c-diamide adenosyltransferase translates to MTDTTKPEISPEEAEAHKAEMKAQQEEHRAKMREKEKADRGLLLVNTGDGKGKSTAAFGTVIRALGWGWKVGIVQYIKGTWKTGEKEFFKRFDDLVTMKAMGDGFTWDTQDKEQDIKSARKAWEESKTMMSSGEYGLVVLDELNIVLRNHYLSVDEVLEGLATRHVDTDVIVTGRTAPQELMDAADLVTEMTMIKHPFEAGIQAKPGIDY, encoded by the coding sequence ATGACTGACACAACAAAACCAGAAATCAGCCCAGAGGAAGCGGAAGCCCACAAAGCCGAAATGAAAGCACAACAGGAAGAGCACCGCGCTAAAATGCGCGAAAAAGAAAAGGCAGACCGTGGTCTTTTGCTCGTGAACACCGGCGACGGTAAGGGCAAGTCAACAGCCGCCTTTGGAACGGTTATCCGCGCACTTGGTTGGGGCTGGAAGGTTGGTATTGTTCAGTATATCAAAGGCACGTGGAAAACGGGCGAGAAAGAATTTTTCAAACGCTTTGATGACCTTGTGACCATGAAGGCAATGGGCGATGGCTTTACGTGGGATACGCAGGATAAAGAGCAAGACATCAAATCCGCGCGTAAGGCATGGGAAGAAAGCAAGACCATGATGTCGAGCGGTGAATATGGTCTTGTGGTCTTGGACGAGCTAAATATCGTGCTGCGTAATCACTATCTGAGTGTTGATGAGGTGCTCGAGGGGTTGGCCACCCGCCATGTGGATACCGATGTGATCGTGACCGGGCGAACCGCACCGCAGGAATTAATGGATGCAGCCGATCTGGTCACCGAGATGACTATGATCAAACACCCGTTTGAAGCCGGAATTCAAGCAAAGCCCGGAATTGATTATTAA
- the bluB gene encoding 5,6-dimethylbenzimidazole synthase, with the protein MSTPTFDAPFRETLNDLLAWRRDVRHFKTDPVDRDIVLDCLKTVSIGPSVGNSQPWRFVLVDDQNRLQKLTELFEATNAEALSDFAGDSAKLYATLKLAGLKEAPIQLSVFADIHTNVGRGLGSRTMPETKAYSVVGAIHTLWILLRAHGIGMGWVSILPPDAMAELMEVDPTYKFIGHLCIGYPQEQTLTPELVKAGWQDRLPFDEFIIER; encoded by the coding sequence ATGTCCACACCCACTTTTGATGCGCCGTTCCGTGAAACCCTAAACGACCTGTTGGCATGGCGGCGGGATGTACGGCATTTTAAAACCGACCCTGTGGACCGGGATATCGTTCTTGATTGCTTGAAAACTGTATCGATCGGTCCTTCCGTCGGCAACTCACAGCCATGGCGGTTTGTGCTGGTTGATGATCAAAATCGTCTTCAGAAATTAACCGAATTGTTTGAAGCCACTAACGCTGAAGCCCTTAGTGATTTCGCTGGCGACAGTGCAAAACTATACGCGACGCTCAAACTCGCGGGCCTTAAGGAAGCGCCAATCCAACTGAGTGTGTTTGCCGATATTCATACGAACGTAGGTCGCGGCCTTGGTAGCCGCACCATGCCCGAAACCAAAGCCTATTCGGTTGTTGGCGCCATCCACACGCTTTGGATTTTGCTGCGCGCCCACGGTATCGGGATGGGATGGGTCAGTATCCTGCCACCAGACGCGATGGCAGAACTGATGGAAGTTGACCCCACATACAAATTTATCGGACACTTATGCATTGGATACCCGCAGGAACAAACGCTGACCCCCGAACTTGTCAAGGCAGGATGGCAGGACCGATTACCGTTTGATGAGTTTATTATCGAGCGCTAA
- a CDS encoding histidine phosphatase family protein, whose translation MTDPVITDYYLIRHAPVAGSKSGIYASADEPADLSNTDKFKAVSTRLPTNAVWFTSPLKRTQMTANALAELLGKPSIKIDNRLTEQDFGNWFGLTPEKLWAKIKHLKGHNWAWLSAETIPDGGESFLDIWKRTAAFMEDTVGLTDNRPRVIVSHAGVIRAFIGNALSLSPDTAISLGINTLSLSHMQHTTGERRGGAWRLVSQNT comes from the coding sequence ATGACTGATCCCGTCATCACCGATTATTACCTTATTCGTCATGCACCTGTCGCGGGTAGCAAGTCAGGTATCTATGCGTCTGCGGACGAGCCCGCAGACCTGAGCAACACGGATAAATTCAAAGCTGTCTCAACAAGGCTTCCGACCAATGCCGTTTGGTTCACAAGCCCCTTAAAGCGCACGCAAATGACAGCAAATGCCCTTGCTGAATTGCTCGGGAAACCATCAATTAAAATCGACAATCGCCTGACAGAGCAGGATTTCGGTAACTGGTTTGGCCTGACACCTGAAAAATTATGGGCAAAAATCAAACACCTAAAAGGACACAATTGGGCGTGGCTGAGCGCAGAAACCATACCCGATGGTGGGGAAAGCTTTCTTGATATCTGGAAGCGTACAGCAGCCTTTATGGAGGACACAGTTGGGTTAACAGACAATCGCCCACGGGTGATCGTAAGCCACGCGGGTGTCATTCGCGCTTTCATCGGTAACGCGCTCAGCCTTTCACCAGATACTGCCATATCGCTGGGGATAAATACCTTGTCGCTCAGTCATATGCAGCATACAACTGGGGAACGAAGGGGTGGTGCCTGGCGGTTAGTGAGTCAAAACACCTGA